A genomic segment from Vibrio panuliri encodes:
- a CDS encoding amino acid permease, translating into MKLFGSSLILAGTALGAGMLAIPMVLAQFGFFVSAGLMFVIFIGTTYATLLLAEACTKTQQSTSMSSTAYFTLGRKGMHFTNILFYLLLACLMIAYTIGIGDLLHSMLLEVGVDLSPVVGYTIFSLVMGLVVVAGKAYIDKLNRGLFILMIAMLFVVIFSLMNNIELANLSQESGFSVNDVVQYSAVIFTSFAAIIVIPSLVSYNQDASIAQIRNMVLLGCVIPLVCYLTWLFAVIGNLGVEAVSKFENISQLIAAFDGETDLLKSVVAIFSALALITSYLGVSMALYDQNKDAISKNPLIAYALTFILPLVLATLFANQFISMLDYAGMVLVFLAIWGPLAMAVKVRKPDFPQVGREQTYTVGGGQAALVATFMFGALIFVSWFMG; encoded by the coding sequence ATGAAGTTGTTTGGTAGTTCCCTCATTCTCGCGGGAACCGCATTGGGTGCAGGTATGTTGGCGATTCCAATGGTGCTAGCGCAGTTTGGTTTTTTTGTTAGTGCAGGCTTGATGTTCGTGATCTTTATTGGCACCACTTACGCAACGTTGCTATTAGCGGAAGCGTGCACCAAAACACAGCAAAGCACCAGCATGAGCAGCACGGCTTACTTTACTCTTGGCCGTAAAGGGATGCATTTTACCAATATCCTTTTTTACCTATTACTGGCCTGTTTGATGATCGCCTACACCATTGGTATCGGTGATTTACTCCACAGCATGTTGTTAGAAGTGGGTGTCGACCTCTCTCCTGTTGTGGGTTACACCATTTTTAGTTTGGTGATGGGTCTCGTGGTTGTCGCTGGTAAGGCTTACATTGATAAGCTTAACCGTGGTCTATTTATCTTGATGATTGCCATGCTGTTTGTGGTTATCTTCTCACTAATGAACAACATCGAACTGGCGAACTTGAGCCAAGAGAGCGGTTTTTCCGTGAATGATGTTGTCCAATACAGTGCGGTTATCTTTACCAGCTTTGCTGCCATTATCGTTATCCCTTCACTAGTCAGCTACAACCAAGATGCGTCAATCGCCCAGATCCGCAATATGGTACTGCTGGGCTGTGTTATTCCTCTTGTTTGCTATTTGACTTGGCTATTCGCGGTAATTGGTAACTTAGGGGTTGAGGCAGTCAGTAAATTCGAAAATATCTCTCAGCTTATTGCAGCGTTCGACGGCGAAACTGATCTGCTCAAAAGTGTGGTGGCTATTTTCTCTGCGTTAGCATTGATTACTTCTTATCTCGGTGTCTCTATGGCGCTTTATGATCAAAACAAAGATGCGATTTCGAAAAATCCACTTATCGCCTATGCGCTGACTTTTATCCTTCCATTGGTACTCGCAACACTGTTTGCAAACCAATTTATTAGCATGTTGGACTATGCGGGCATGGTATTGGTCTTCTTAGCGATTTGGGGGCCATTGGCGATGGCGGTCAAAGTACGCAAGCCAGATTTCCCTCAAGTGGGCCGTGAGCAAACCTATACCGTGGGTGGTGGTCAAGCAGCACTTGTCGCGACCTTTATGTTTGGAGCACTCATTTTTGTCTCTTGGTTTATGGGTTAA
- a CDS encoding catalase: MSKKLTTAAGCPVAHNQNVMTAGPRGPQLLQDVWFLEKLAHFDREVIPERRMHAKGSGAYGTFTVTHDITKYTRAKIFSEVGKQTEMFARFTTVAGERGAADAERDIRGFALKFYTEEGNWDLVGNNTPVFFLRDPLKFPDLNHAVKRDPRTNMRSSTNNWDFWTSLPEAFHQVTIVMSDRGIPASYRHMHGFGSHTFSFINAENERYWVKFHFKTQQGIKNLTDQEAESVVGKDRESHQRDLYEAIERQDFPKWKMYVQIMPELEADEVSFNPFDLTKVWSQKDYPLIPVGEFELNRNPENFYAEVEQSAFNPAAVVPGVGFSPDKMLQGRLFAYGDAQRYRLGVNHHQIPVNAPRCPVHSYHRDGAMRVDSNYGSTIGYEPNFKQEWAEQPDYSEPPLRINGNADHYDHRVDEDYFSQAGDLFRLMSEEQRQMLFDNTARAMDGVPEFIKQRHVNHAYQADEAYGRGLELALGLK; this comes from the coding sequence ATGAGTAAAAAACTCACTACTGCTGCTGGTTGCCCTGTTGCTCACAACCAAAATGTCATGACTGCTGGTCCGCGTGGTCCTCAATTACTTCAAGATGTCTGGTTTCTAGAAAAGCTTGCACACTTTGACCGTGAAGTGATCCCTGAGCGTCGTATGCATGCTAAAGGCTCTGGTGCTTATGGTACCTTTACTGTGACTCACGACATCACCAAGTACACTCGTGCAAAAATTTTCTCTGAAGTGGGTAAACAAACAGAGATGTTTGCTCGTTTCACTACTGTTGCGGGTGAGCGCGGCGCGGCAGATGCCGAACGCGATATCCGTGGTTTTGCACTTAAGTTCTATACCGAAGAGGGTAACTGGGACTTAGTGGGTAACAACACCCCCGTTTTCTTCCTACGCGATCCTTTAAAATTCCCAGATCTCAACCACGCTGTTAAGCGTGACCCACGCACTAACATGCGTAGCTCAACCAATAACTGGGACTTCTGGACATCGTTACCAGAGGCCTTCCATCAGGTCACGATTGTGATGAGTGACCGAGGTATTCCTGCGTCATACCGTCATATGCATGGTTTTGGTAGCCACACTTTTAGCTTTATTAACGCAGAAAACGAGCGCTACTGGGTTAAATTCCACTTTAAAACTCAGCAAGGCATCAAAAACCTCACTGATCAAGAAGCTGAATCGGTAGTGGGTAAAGATCGCGAAAGTCATCAACGTGACCTTTATGAAGCGATTGAGCGTCAAGACTTCCCTAAATGGAAAATGTACGTACAGATCATGCCGGAACTTGAAGCGGATGAAGTGAGCTTTAACCCATTCGACTTAACCAAAGTGTGGTCACAAAAAGACTACCCACTAATTCCAGTTGGTGAGTTTGAGCTTAACCGCAACCCTGAAAACTTCTATGCAGAAGTTGAGCAGTCAGCCTTCAACCCAGCAGCAGTCGTTCCGGGTGTTGGTTTTTCACCAGATAAGATGCTGCAAGGCCGTCTGTTTGCTTATGGTGACGCACAACGTTACCGTTTGGGTGTTAACCATCACCAAATCCCAGTGAACGCACCACGTTGTCCAGTTCACAGCTACCACCGTGATGGTGCAATGCGAGTGGATAGTAACTATGGTTCAACCATCGGTTATGAACCAAACTTTAAGCAAGAGTGGGCTGAGCAACCGGATTATTCAGAGCCGCCTCTACGCATCAACGGCAATGCTGATCATTACGACCACCGTGTGGATGAGGATTACTTTAGCCAAGCAGGCGATCTATTCCGTCTTATGAGCGAAGAGCAACGTCAAATGTTGTTTGATAATACTGCCCGCGCAATGGATGGTGTGCCAGAGTTTATTAAACAGCGTCACGTCAATCATGCTTATCAAGCCGATGAAGCTTATGGTCGCGGTTTGGAACTGGCACTTGGTTTAAAATAA
- a CDS encoding BtpA/SgcQ family protein: MSWTKEILNTEKPIIAMCHIRALPGDPGYDHAAGMQWVLQKAREDFLALQEGGVDAVMFSNEFSLPYLTKVKTETVAAMARIIGELMPEIEIPFGVNVLWDPVASMDLAQATGAKFVREIFTGVYASDFGVWDTNCGETIRHQHRIGAKDVKSLFNIVPEAAQYLAHREIESIAKTTVFNCKPDAVCVSGMTAGEATDSNILSRVKQAIPNTLVFANTGVRINTVEEQLGIADGAVVGTTFKQDGDFNKYVELARVKEFMQEVKRIR, encoded by the coding sequence ATGAGTTGGACAAAAGAGATTCTGAATACGGAAAAACCGATCATTGCGATGTGCCACATACGTGCATTACCGGGTGATCCTGGATATGACCATGCTGCTGGAATGCAGTGGGTGTTGCAAAAAGCACGTGAAGATTTCTTAGCTTTGCAAGAAGGTGGCGTTGACGCGGTGATGTTCTCAAACGAGTTCTCCCTGCCTTATCTAACCAAAGTAAAAACAGAAACCGTTGCGGCAATGGCACGCATTATCGGTGAACTGATGCCAGAAATCGAAATTCCATTTGGCGTGAATGTGTTGTGGGATCCTGTCGCGTCAATGGATCTCGCCCAAGCGACGGGTGCGAAGTTTGTGCGTGAAATTTTTACCGGTGTATATGCCAGTGACTTTGGTGTGTGGGACACCAATTGTGGTGAAACCATCCGTCATCAACACCGAATTGGCGCTAAAGATGTAAAAAGCCTATTCAATATTGTCCCTGAAGCTGCTCAGTATTTGGCGCATCGAGAGATCGAAAGTATCGCCAAAACCACGGTGTTTAACTGTAAGCCGGATGCAGTCTGTGTTTCGGGGATGACCGCAGGTGAAGCAACCGACAGCAACATCCTTTCACGAGTTAAACAAGCTATTCCAAATACATTAGTGTTTGCTAATACGGGGGTAAGAATCAATACCGTTGAAGAGCAATTGGGTATCGCTGATGGTGCTGTGGTTGGGACTACATTCAAACAAGATGGGGACTTCAACAAGTATGTTGAGCTCGCTCGAGTGAAAGAGTTTATGCAGGAAGTGAAGCGTATTCGCTAG
- a CDS encoding autoinducer 2 ABC transporter substrate-binding protein, which yields MKKLTLLTIVSATVFGALSVPVHAQEMEFVTVPKAVGLNWFNRMEEGVVKFGEDNPTITSFQQGPSKFDAALQVQVIEDLIARKVDALNVVPFQADSLEPVLKKAREKGIVVVSHEASDLTNIDYDVEAFDNQAYGRFLMDLLAQGMQEEGQYAVFVGSLTSTTHMTWVNAAIEYQKERYPKMEMVGGINESADDIKNSYAKTRELMRTYPNLKGIQGSSALDVVGAGQAIEESGLEDKITVVGTSIVSYSADLLETGAVDVITGWDPAMAAYAMNSVSKMLLEGKTITDGMDLGVEGYNNIKLDGKVIYGSAWIKITKENMSDYNF from the coding sequence ATGAAAAAGTTAACGCTACTGACAATCGTATCCGCCACAGTTTTTGGTGCTTTATCTGTCCCTGTTCATGCCCAAGAGATGGAATTTGTCACTGTACCTAAAGCGGTAGGTCTCAACTGGTTTAACCGCATGGAAGAAGGGGTAGTGAAATTTGGAGAAGACAACCCAACCATCACCTCTTTTCAACAAGGTCCATCTAAGTTTGACGCTGCGTTGCAGGTTCAGGTGATTGAAGACTTAATTGCTCGAAAAGTTGATGCGCTAAATGTGGTGCCTTTTCAGGCGGACTCATTAGAGCCAGTACTGAAAAAAGCACGTGAAAAAGGGATAGTGGTTGTTTCTCACGAAGCCAGCGATTTGACCAACATCGACTATGACGTGGAGGCATTTGATAACCAAGCCTACGGCCGATTTTTGATGGATCTTCTTGCTCAAGGCATGCAAGAAGAAGGGCAATATGCAGTGTTTGTCGGCAGTTTAACTTCTACCACTCATATGACTTGGGTAAATGCTGCGATTGAATATCAAAAAGAGCGTTATCCGAAGATGGAAATGGTGGGAGGTATTAATGAGAGTGCCGATGATATTAAGAACTCCTATGCAAAAACTCGTGAGCTTATGCGCACCTACCCTAACTTAAAAGGTATTCAAGGTTCATCAGCGTTAGACGTGGTTGGGGCAGGGCAAGCGATTGAAGAGTCGGGCTTAGAAGACAAAATCACGGTTGTGGGTACCAGTATCGTCTCTTACTCGGCGGACTTACTAGAAACGGGCGCTGTTGACGTTATCACTGGTTGGGATCCTGCAATGGCAGCCTATGCCATGAACAGTGTGTCAAAAATGCTGCTTGAAGGTAAAACGATTACTGATGGGATGGATCTTGGCGTTGAAGGCTACAACAACATCAAGTTGGACGGCAAAGTTATCTATGGATCTGCATGGATCAAGATAACGAAAGAGAATATGTCAGACTATAACTTCTAA